A genomic stretch from Ketobacter sp. MCCC 1A13808 includes:
- a CDS encoding isochorismate synthase MenF, which produces MNAGNNVLCDPYQASPSVDPRRPSDFIFMSTHQSIRASGIFDKITTPAVDGHLSGGVFQTSVNNTLQRAKQSGIEKPVIIGAIPFDVTQPSCLFVPRQYEYFERSAAAATDDAIHPRLQIKSQRSIPEEGRFKQGVKQAIANFQLSDIRKAVLSRVLELELTSQVDVERIFDLLVAQNPAGFNFRLPLNDGSELIGASPELLIRKAGEQLFSNPLAGSAKRQADPLDDRLASELLMCSGKDAHEHRLVIDEIQRALLPYCLELDVPVRPSLLSTPAMWHLSTFIQGQLASAETTALQLACSVHPTPAVCGYPTSLARKLINLVEPFERGLFTGMVGWCDDQGNGEWVVTIRCGTVKDSTISLFAGAGIVEESCPESEWRETQAKLQTMLRALDITQEAEA; this is translated from the coding sequence ATGAACGCCGGAAACAACGTGTTATGCGACCCCTATCAAGCAAGTCCTTCGGTTGACCCCCGGCGGCCGTCTGATTTTATATTTATGTCGACCCATCAGAGTATCAGGGCCAGCGGCATTTTCGACAAAATCACAACCCCCGCAGTAGACGGGCATTTATCGGGTGGTGTATTTCAGACCTCGGTAAATAACACCCTGCAGCGTGCCAAACAATCCGGAATCGAAAAGCCGGTTATCATCGGCGCCATTCCTTTCGACGTAACGCAGCCCTCCTGTTTGTTCGTGCCCAGGCAGTACGAATACTTCGAGCGTTCAGCAGCGGCGGCCACGGATGATGCGATACATCCACGGTTACAGATAAAAAGTCAGCGCAGTATTCCGGAAGAAGGCCGCTTTAAGCAAGGTGTTAAACAGGCCATTGCCAATTTTCAATTGAGTGATATTCGCAAAGCCGTGTTGTCCCGGGTGCTGGAGCTTGAATTGACCAGTCAGGTGGATGTCGAACGTATTTTTGATTTACTGGTGGCGCAAAACCCGGCGGGTTTTAATTTTCGTCTGCCCTTGAATGACGGTTCTGAATTAATTGGTGCGAGCCCGGAGTTGTTAATCCGCAAAGCCGGTGAACAGCTATTTTCAAATCCGCTGGCAGGCTCAGCGAAGCGACAAGCGGACCCGCTGGATGATCGCTTAGCCAGTGAGTTATTGATGTGCTCTGGTAAGGATGCTCATGAGCACCGGTTAGTGATCGACGAAATTCAACGGGCGCTATTGCCGTATTGTCTGGAACTTGATGTGCCGGTACGGCCGTCGTTGCTCAGTACGCCTGCGATGTGGCATTTGTCCACCTTCATTCAAGGGCAGTTGGCGTCGGCAGAGACCACTGCGTTGCAGCTTGCCTGCAGCGTCCATCCGACACCGGCAGTATGTGGTTATCCCACCTCGCTAGCGCGTAAGTTAATTAATCTGGTTGAACCGTTTGAAAGGGGATTGTTCACCGGAATGGTGGGCTGGTGTGATGATCAGGGCAATGGTGAGTGGGTAGTCACCATCCGTTGCGGAACGGTGAAAGACAGCACGATTTCGTTGTTTGCCGGAGCCGGAATTGTGGAAGAATCCTGCCCGGAATCCGAGTGGCGCGAAACCCAGGCCAAACTGCAAACCATGTTGCGGGCTTTGGATATTACACAGGAGGCAGAAGCGTAA
- the fepB gene encoding Fe2+-enterobactin ABC transporter substrate-binding protein, with product MKFTANPFVRLIGCLLLITTLSACDNTTEQAYTPDSDANKATINSTGPQGDHHDTGWPRTIGSADEKITLAAQPKRIVSTSVSVTGVLLAINAPVIASGASQPNTTVTNKDGFFTQWSDIANQRNVQPLYHGEADAEIIASVAPDLIIVTATGGDSALKIVPQLKQIAPTLVVNYDDKSWQQVAEILGAATGHEKNARHAIQQFSDQVQQVKQSITLPPQPVTAITYYEDGSGANVWTGQSAQGKLLTQLGFELAIIPETVKGELSQGIRKDIVQVSGEKFADALQGQSLMLFSADQRSVEQIKTNPFLNHLPPVQQNQLYALGLDTFRLDYYSASHLLTRLEKQFSQLQ from the coding sequence ATGAAATTCACTGCCAATCCTTTCGTACGTTTAATCGGTTGTTTGCTGTTAATCACTACTTTATCGGCCTGTGATAACACAACGGAACAAGCGTACACGCCTGATTCAGACGCAAATAAAGCGACAATAAACAGCACCGGACCCCAAGGTGATCACCACGACACAGGCTGGCCCAGAACCATAGGCAGCGCCGATGAAAAAATCACACTGGCTGCGCAACCCAAGCGCATTGTGTCCACCAGCGTTAGCGTGACCGGAGTCCTATTGGCAATCAACGCACCCGTGATCGCTTCCGGCGCCAGCCAACCCAATACGACCGTGACAAACAAAGACGGTTTTTTTACTCAATGGTCTGACATCGCGAACCAGCGCAACGTACAGCCGCTGTATCATGGCGAAGCCGATGCGGAAATCATTGCATCGGTAGCGCCGGACTTGATCATTGTGACAGCTACCGGTGGTGATTCGGCTCTGAAAATTGTGCCCCAACTAAAGCAAATCGCCCCCACCCTGGTGGTAAATTACGATGATAAAAGCTGGCAGCAAGTCGCCGAAATACTGGGCGCGGCGACCGGGCATGAAAAGAACGCCCGGCATGCGATTCAACAATTCTCGGATCAGGTGCAGCAAGTTAAACAATCCATCACGCTGCCCCCGCAACCGGTGACCGCGATCACCTATTACGAAGACGGTTCCGGCGCCAATGTTTGGACTGGACAATCCGCGCAAGGCAAATTACTCACACAACTGGGATTTGAACTGGCCATTATTCCGGAAACGGTGAAAGGAGAATTGAGCCAGGGCATCCGCAAAGACATCGTCCAGGTTTCAGGTGAAAAGTTTGCGGATGCACTACAAGGACAAAGCTTGATGCTATTTTCCGCTGATCAGCGCAGCGTTGAGCAAATCAAAACCAACCCCTTTTTAAATCATCTGCCTCCGGTGCAGCAAAACCAACTTTACGCACTGGGGCTGGACACATTCCGCCTGGATTATTACAGCGCCAGCCATTTGTTAACGCGCCTGGAAAAACAATTCAGCCAACTTCAATAA
- the entS gene encoding enterobactin transporter EntS, which produces MGKPSIVVDFGLLKTNRHFRAIFVARMMSVFALGILLVAVPVQIHELTGSTVQVGIAMAMDGVGMFVGLMCGGVLADRFDRRKLILLARFLCGAGFLVLALNSFISEPSVLALYIVSVWDGFFGAMGITALMAAIPTIVGRENLPAAGALSMLTVRFGAVVAPAIGGVIIAAQGVSWNYLLAGIGTVATLIPLVRLPQLNPQGGEPDHPLRSLAEGFQFLFQNKVVGAVIVIGTLQALLAAIRVLFPSLAEEGYGGGAFEVGLMFSAVPLGAMVGAFTSGWVGGLRRPGLMMMGSVIVSALAVASLGMIHHLYAGLAALVVIGYFGSIASLLQFTLVQGHTPDRLLGRVNSLWNAQDVTGDAAGAMGIGVLARLLTPLVAVFSFGVGAAALGVLFSIGFGSLRRLQQEPFQPGQHSDSESGPATESSPVAEAVS; this is translated from the coding sequence ATGGGTAAGCCTTCTATCGTGGTCGATTTCGGCCTGTTAAAAACCAACCGGCATTTTCGTGCCATTTTTGTTGCGCGAATGATGTCCGTTTTCGCGTTGGGTATATTATTGGTGGCCGTTCCGGTCCAGATTCACGAGCTCACCGGCTCCACCGTGCAAGTGGGTATCGCCATGGCAATGGACGGGGTCGGCATGTTTGTCGGTTTGATGTGCGGGGGGGTGCTGGCGGATCGCTTTGATCGTCGCAAATTGATTTTATTGGCCCGCTTTTTATGTGGTGCCGGGTTTTTGGTGCTGGCCCTGAATAGTTTTATTTCCGAGCCATCGGTGTTGGCGCTGTATATCGTTTCTGTATGGGACGGTTTCTTTGGCGCCATGGGGATCACTGCGTTGATGGCAGCGATCCCCACTATTGTTGGCCGTGAAAATTTACCTGCAGCGGGCGCGCTCAGCATGTTGACCGTGCGCTTTGGTGCGGTGGTGGCACCGGCTATAGGCGGCGTTATCATCGCTGCGCAGGGCGTGAGTTGGAATTACCTGTTGGCCGGCATCGGCACGGTCGCAACCTTGATACCGCTGGTGCGATTGCCGCAACTGAATCCTCAGGGGGGTGAACCGGATCATCCGCTGCGTTCCCTGGCGGAAGGCTTTCAATTTTTGTTTCAGAATAAAGTGGTGGGCGCGGTCATTGTGATCGGAACTTTGCAAGCGCTACTGGCTGCCATCCGTGTACTGTTTCCGTCCCTGGCGGAAGAGGGCTACGGTGGCGGTGCGTTTGAAGTGGGATTAATGTTTTCGGCCGTGCCTTTGGGGGCCATGGTCGGAGCGTTTACCAGCGGCTGGGTCGGCGGATTGCGGCGTCCGGGTTTAATGATGATGGGGAGTGTGATTGTGTCAGCTTTGGCGGTTGCCTCACTGGGTATGATTCATCATTTATACGCTGGTTTGGCCGCGCTGGTGGTGATCGGTTATTTCGGTTCGATTGCCTCGTTGCTGCAATTCACACTGGTTCAGGGGCATACACCGGATCGCTTGCTGGGCCGCGTGAATAGCTTGTGGAATGCTCAAGACGTGACAGGTGATGCGGCGGGCGCCATGGGTATTGGTGTGCTGGCGCGTTTGTTAACGCCTTTAGTGGCGGTCTTTTCTTTCGGAGTGGGGGCTGCTGCCTTGGGGGTGCTGTTCAGTATTGGCTTTGGTTCGCTTCGGCGATTGCAACAGGAGCCGTTTCAACCGGGTCAGCATTCCGATTCAGAGTCAGGCCCGGCAACGGAGAGCAGCCCCGTGGCGGAGGCTGTGAGCTAG
- the fepD gene encoding Fe(3+)-siderophore ABC transporter permease, whose amino-acid sequence MLLSERFFIHGRSARVRKSAQQPANDQSRRQSVLRLVLCAVVLVISLVASLALGAKSIEWPVVVNSLLGNLHDADSIIVLQSRLPRTLLGLLVGIALGISGLLIQSISGNPLAEPGILGVNAGASFAVVLGISLFSVHSPLLYWFYAFSGAMVTSLAVYAIGRFGVQQMDPVRFILVGVAVGAVLTGFSSGLTLLNPAAFDQFRFWSAGSLDIRDLDRALLALPGVLSGTLLALYLSRSLNALSMGEELAATLGSRPLLTQSLALLAIALLCGTATAAAGPITFVGLMIPHLARRIVGNDHLLLVPCVLLTAPILLLWSDIVGRVIIAGELRVSIVTAFIGAPVLIWLARRQTSPGRQ is encoded by the coding sequence ATGCTTCTGTCAGAACGTTTTTTTATACATGGCCGATCCGCAAGGGTCCGTAAGTCGGCTCAGCAGCCAGCCAATGACCAGAGTCGCCGTCAAAGTGTACTCAGGTTAGTGCTGTGCGCTGTGGTGCTGGTCATTAGCCTGGTCGCCAGTCTCGCTTTGGGGGCAAAATCCATCGAGTGGCCGGTGGTAGTGAACAGCTTATTGGGTAATCTGCACGATGCGGACAGCATTATCGTTCTGCAAAGCCGCCTGCCCCGCACCCTGCTGGGCTTGCTGGTGGGTATCGCCCTCGGCATTTCAGGTTTGCTAATCCAATCCATCAGCGGCAATCCGTTGGCTGAACCCGGCATTCTGGGCGTGAACGCCGGAGCCAGTTTTGCGGTGGTGTTGGGTATCAGCCTGTTCTCCGTACACTCTCCCCTGCTGTATTGGTTTTACGCGTTCAGCGGTGCCATGGTGACGAGCCTTGCGGTGTACGCTATCGGCCGCTTCGGGGTACAGCAAATGGACCCGGTACGATTCATTCTGGTCGGGGTTGCGGTGGGCGCAGTGTTGACCGGATTCAGCTCGGGGCTGACGTTGCTCAACCCCGCGGCCTTCGATCAGTTCCGTTTCTGGAGTGCCGGTTCACTGGATATCCGCGATCTGGACCGGGCATTGCTGGCGCTGCCCGGAGTACTCAGTGGCACCCTGCTTGCATTGTATTTATCCCGCTCACTCAATGCTTTGAGTATGGGCGAGGAATTGGCCGCAACCCTGGGCTCACGTCCGCTACTGACACAATCACTGGCGTTACTGGCGATTGCCTTATTGTGCGGCACCGCCACGGCTGCAGCCGGCCCGATCACGTTCGTGGGGCTGATGATTCCGCATCTGGCACGGCGGATTGTGGGCAACGACCATCTCTTATTGGTGCCCTGCGTGTTATTGACGGCACCGATTTTATTGCTCTGGTCTGATATTGTGGGCCGCGTGATTATTGCCGGTGAATTACGAGTATCCATTGTCACCGCCTTTATCGGCGCTCCCGTTCTGATTTGGCTGGCCCGACGCCAAACCAGCCCCGGGAGGCAATGA
- the fepG gene encoding iron-enterobactin ABC transporter permease: MSQSIWLGRPDGSFNVKIALRGFWVSAFLACLCLTLALYALQSGALQLSPHAVWQALLGDGTASNRMVVVQWRLPRVVMALVLGAALGMSGAIFQSLIRNPLGSPDVIGFNSGAYTGALLAIVLLQANHLQIAGGALLGGLLTAAIIYLLAWNRGLNSFRLIIVGIGISAMLTAVNTWLMISASLESAISAAVWGAGSLSGITWGMARPSALICVFALLAALALSRRMQMLEMGDDSASALGINVERSRLQLMVIGVVLTAAATAVSGPISFIALAAPQMAKQLSRSHSTTLLCSAWMGALLLLAADLVAQHAFSPQKLPVGVVTVSIGGLYLIWLLIRQMRPDSR; encoded by the coding sequence ATGAGTCAATCAATATGGCTAGGCCGTCCCGACGGCTCGTTCAATGTCAAAATAGCCCTGCGCGGGTTTTGGGTTAGCGCTTTTTTGGCGTGCCTGTGCCTGACACTGGCACTGTACGCTCTACAATCGGGCGCCCTCCAATTGAGTCCGCACGCCGTGTGGCAAGCGTTGCTGGGAGACGGCACGGCAAGCAATCGGATGGTGGTCGTGCAATGGCGTTTACCTCGTGTGGTCATGGCGCTGGTACTGGGCGCCGCCCTGGGTATGAGCGGCGCTATATTTCAATCCCTTATTCGCAACCCCCTGGGCAGCCCTGATGTGATCGGATTTAACAGCGGCGCTTATACCGGTGCATTACTTGCCATTGTTTTACTGCAGGCAAACCATCTGCAGATCGCCGGCGGGGCCCTATTGGGCGGTTTGCTCACTGCGGCCATCATTTATTTGCTGGCGTGGAACCGGGGCTTAAACAGTTTTCGTCTAATCATTGTGGGCATCGGTATCAGCGCCATGCTAACCGCCGTTAACACCTGGCTAATGATCAGCGCCAGCTTGGAATCCGCCATCAGCGCTGCCGTTTGGGGTGCCGGTTCCTTAAGTGGCATAACCTGGGGCATGGCTCGCCCCTCGGCCCTGATCTGTGTGTTCGCCTTGCTGGCTGCGTTGGCACTGAGCCGCCGCATGCAGATGTTGGAGATGGGCGATGACAGTGCCAGTGCACTGGGCATCAACGTGGAACGCAGCCGCTTACAACTGATGGTGATCGGCGTCGTTCTTACCGCGGCTGCCACCGCTGTGAGCGGACCTATTTCATTCATTGCATTGGCGGCTCCGCAAATGGCCAAACAATTGTCCCGCAGCCACAGCACCACCTTATTGTGCTCCGCCTGGATGGGCGCCCTGCTGTTACTGGCGGCCGACCTGGTGGCGCAGCACGCTTTTTCACCCCAAAAATTGCCCGTAGGAGTAGTCACCGTCAGTATCGGTGGACTTTACCTGATCTGGCTTTTAATACGACAAATGAGGCCTGACTCGCGATGA
- a CDS encoding ABC transporter ATP-binding protein → MSRLQVKRMSVGYEHDPILKTLNIDIPDGSFTAIIGPNGCGKTTLLRSLCRLLKPETGQVCLDGENIHHYPAKTVAKQLGLLPQSANAPEGIRVTDLVARGRYPHQTLFRQWSEEDAVAVQLAMDVTGTTQFADRMVDSLSGGQRQRVWIAMALAQQTPILLLDEPTTYLDIAHQIDLMELFRMLNLESGRTLVAVLHDLNHACRYATHLIAIKDGEVVAQGSPQRIITAQLVQQVFGLDCIVINDPVSHTPLIIPKGSFTHSHKPALERSSTNSGPTFSNDSGETMSS, encoded by the coding sequence ATGAGCCGATTACAAGTCAAACGCATGAGCGTAGGGTACGAACACGATCCCATTCTGAAAACGCTGAACATTGATATTCCCGATGGCTCGTTCACCGCCATTATCGGTCCCAATGGCTGCGGTAAAACCACGCTTTTGCGCAGCCTGTGCCGGTTACTGAAACCGGAAACCGGCCAGGTTTGCCTGGACGGAGAAAACATTCATCACTACCCCGCCAAGACCGTTGCCAAGCAACTGGGATTATTGCCGCAAAGTGCGAACGCACCGGAAGGCATCCGGGTAACGGATCTGGTGGCACGGGGCCGCTACCCCCATCAAACCCTGTTTCGTCAATGGAGCGAGGAGGATGCAGTGGCCGTGCAGCTGGCCATGGACGTCACCGGGACCACCCAATTTGCCGACCGTATGGTGGACTCTTTGTCCGGCGGACAACGACAGCGGGTCTGGATTGCCATGGCGCTGGCCCAGCAAACCCCGATCCTGCTGCTGGATGAACCCACTACGTATCTGGACATTGCCCATCAAATTGATCTGATGGAATTATTCCGCATGCTGAATCTGGAATCAGGTCGCACGCTGGTCGCCGTGTTGCACGATCTGAATCACGCCTGCCGTTATGCCACTCACCTGATCGCTATTAAAGACGGCGAGGTGGTGGCACAGGGTAGCCCGCAACGCATTATCACGGCGCAATTAGTCCAACAGGTATTCGGTCTGGATTGCATCGTTATCAACGATCCGGTGAGTCATACGCCCTTGATTATTCCCAAGGGCAGTTTTACTCATTCCCATAAACCGGCATTGGAAAGAAGTTCAACCAACAGTGGCCCGACATTTTCCAACGACTCCGGGGAAACAATGTCCTCGTGA